Within Felis catus isolate Fca126 chromosome A1, F.catus_Fca126_mat1.0, whole genome shotgun sequence, the genomic segment GTACCGCATCTAGTCACCACTCTGCTTCCACGCTAGATCTCATCAAAGATAAATGAAGCATGGCCTGGCTTTCTCCAGAGTTAGAGAGTCCATATTTAAGCATTTAGCAGTGTGCTGTATTGAACCACAAAATGACTCTAGGGTCATGTAAGAGAAACCTAAATTGAGTGAAACTTAGCAAGGAGTATGAGAACTGATTTCAGGACTTGAGctgctttttgtgtgtttggaaCCATAGCTTAACAACAAAACCACAGATGAATTGAGAGAGTGTTTGGCACACTGACAGGCGCTTTCTCCTTGACCTGTGAGCTGTGCCAGGatgggagaaaaagggagatacTCAAACTGAATTTCAGCCTAAGGGGCTTGAGTTAGTTGGATATGTCTGTTTATTTGGAattggttttgttctttctttgatgCTGGTATATACttaaatcaaaattttttttcctgacattttttaattccagaaaaaCCAAAATATCAAACCTATAGTAGCAAGAAAAGGTGATGCCTTAGGTAATGATATTTAATCAAGGGATTATGCATTCCTCCTGGGCTCCAGCCTGTAAAAATGTCATGTCTCAGTGGGTATAATGTTTCCGTTATAAACACCATACTGCCTAAAAAGACCTAGCCagggaagaaatttttttaaagcaaatacttaATGCCAGAGTACTAAACAGAGAGTAAAACCCAAcaacagttttattttcagatgaagaGATAGTGTCTAAGAGGCTTAGTTATAAGTGCTCAGTAGTTTTCAAATTATGTCATTCCTCTAGGTAATGTCTGAATTCGTACCTGTCTAtgtgggcctgtgtgtgtgtgtactttttccCTCCATGCATGACAGAAGTCCTTAATCAGGCCAAGTTTCCAAACTGCAGAGTAAAATTGTGTTATCTTTAGGTTCTTCTgggtcagcttttttttttttaagtttatttattttgagagagagagagagagagagagagagaatatcccaaacaggctccgcactggcagcacagaacctgacatggggcttgaattcacaaactatgtggttatgacctgagccaaaaccaagaatcagaagcttaacgaactgagccacccaggcaccccggatcAGCATTTTTAAGGACACTTATCTTTGTGGTATTAAAATACCagaacccattcattcttttccttcagtTCTGACTTATTCATTATGACCCTGAGGTAGCCTCACATCCCACAGGGGCTATTCTTACTGGTGTTAGGCCTCCCTGTGACTGGGTCAGTATGCACACAGATGAAGTTAGATGCATCACAAAGGGAAGAAAGTTATACTTCCGGAAAAGGCTGTGAATTTGAAATTTGATTTGCATCTCTGAATGCTGGGGCTATATACTTTACAACCTGTTCATGTTCCTCATcacactgaaaaattaaatattgctaAACAGTAGGGAAGAGGTGCAtagattccattttaatttaaaataattgagagtaggggcatgtgggtggctcattcacttaagcatccgactcatgattttggcataggtcatgatctcacagtttgtgggattgagccccacattgggttctgtgctggcagtgcagatcctgcttgggattctctctccctctctctctgcccctcccctccccatgcgtgcatgtactctctctctcaaaataaataagtaaactctaAAAATAATGAGAGTAAGCAAACAATTGAGTCTAAAAGCAAGCTTCCCTTGAAGTGAAAGGAGGATGATATTAATTTCTTACACTGattaatttttatagtttacaaagttACCATATGTCCTAATTCACATGGGATGCACCTGGCTCCAGATTTGTAGGCCAGACAGGTATATGAATCCCATTTTTATGATTCTGAGACTGAGTTCGGAAAGGTTAAGTGATTCCTGACAGAGCCAATATCAGAAGGCAAATCTGGGAATAAAAGCCAACTTAaggagcacctaccatgtgcagGATGCTAGAGATTCAGATATTCATAGGAATGGTTTCTTACCCTTGAGGAATAATCGAGACATACATGTTTCCTCAGAAGCTCATCCCTGGAGACATTTGTCCTTCCTGGTGACACATCTCCCCTTCACGCCAGGCCACCCCTTCACCCTCAGGGGCCCACTTAGGACCTTGCTGAGGTAGCCTCACCTCAACCTTTCACCTCCAGTCCCTGTTCTCCTCTAGCTGTGCTCCTTGTTTTGGAAATAGATGCCAATCgatggtattttattttctagttctaGAATTTCCGTTGGTTGATTTCTTTGCTGATAGTgcctattttttcattcatttcaatgaAATAGTTCCCTTTAGTTCATTGCAACACATCCTTTAAAATCCTTATCTGCTAAGTCCAACATCTGGATCATCATGGGATTGGTTTCCACTGATGATCGTTATTCTTAAGACCGGGTCACGTTTCTCTGATTCTTCTTGTGTCAGATGATTTTGGATTATATCCTGGACATTGCCATTCTACAGactcaggattttgttttatttctctgaagaattGTGGTGTTTTTGCTGTAGCAGGCAATAAATTTGGTTGGACTCAAACTGCAAACTCTCCATCTTGAGCAAAAACGCCGCTTCAGCTCTTCTGTCTTCAGCAGGTCTGCTTTTTACACTTACATGTACGTGATTCCAGAGTCAGCCACAGGCCAGGGCAAATGTGCATTGGAATTTAGGACTCCCCtctctgacttttttcctttctagaattCTCTCCTCACTTGCCAGTGACTAGAATGGCCCTGAACTCTGTCCTGGGGTTCTTCAGGCCGGAAACTGGGTTTTTTATCTCAGTTTTAGCTATCTTCTGTGCCACTGATTTTGGCCTTCCCTCAAGCTAAACAAGAAAGTCAAGAAAACGAGAAAGTCACTGGACACCATCCTTTCTTCCAATATTcattcctcctctccccagtACTACCTGATGAACCTAAATGCCTTCAGGTCATTGACTGGAGGGAGGTAGAAGGTCAAGAGTTTGTAATTTTTATCTAAGGGATGGTTGGGTCCGGTGGGACACTATCTCTTCTGTTACATTATGCCTCTCTCTGTAAGCGTTTGTTTGCGCAAAGGGTCCACCACTGAAAGATGAGAACAAAAGTTTGACAGTTCACCGTATGTATCAATTCGTAGCCAGATTTTAAGTCTAACATCACTTCTCAGGGACCTGCATGTCCAGCCATTGTTGAGGCCACTTTCAGTGATGGAGGCTTTGCCCTTCTTCCTCTGTGGTTTCTTTCCCAGTTGTCAGCTTCCCAAGGCCCAACAAAGGCTCTTTGTCCATGTCTCCTGAATGGCAGAATTTTAGCCGAAGCTCTCCAGAAGGAACAGCTGGTGGAGTTCCAGCAGCTCAGTGTGGCCATTCTTTGATGAACACTTTCATTGGGTGCTTTTGGTAGAAGATGATGGTAAAAGGAGGAAGTCTGCAACTGAGCCTTTATTTTGACTTCTGGTTGACACTCAGAAGAGCCTGGTTAGCCTGGCATCGGCGTTGATGCAGGTAGCATTCTGGAACTCAACTGAGgaaggccatcagcccagaataTCTGCTCCTCCACAGACCTGctcaggaaggagaaggaagatgacCTAGGTGGTGTGCACCTTGTGGTTATATTAGAAGATGACCCGAAGGACTGTGGTTTGGGTCCAAATGTGATGAGACATTTGGGACATCTACTGTGTAAACAGACTGAAGATAGTAGAGGAAAACTGTCACATGGACAATGGCCATGGAAATGGGAGTCCTCAGTCCTACTCTGAGTTTGGCTCTAGCTCCATAACTGAGGAAGTCCCCTCACCTTCCTGCAGATGTTTCCATTGGGAAGGATGGGTTTCAAGGGGTGTCTGCAaactaaatggagaaaatacataCACGAAGGCCTGTGGAGGAAAACGAAGTCATAGAGCCTGGGAGTGATTGGTTTATAGAGACGGCAGGTAGTGTGGAAAAGAAGTCGCTGCTGTTTTCCTTCACGTCAGGCCCTCATCCTTTCCTGATGCCTTCAGGGTATATCTCCAAAAACATATCATTCCCCTCTGTCCTTATTTTCCCCCCTCTGTCATTCTGAAGAGCAGAGTTTTAAGTGTTTGCTTGTGCCAACAAAAAATGCTGTACAGTATTCTGAGTCAGCTAATTCCCTGATACGATCTGTAACCCATTGTGCATTACTTGCTCTTTACCACTCTCCTAGtaagaacacaaaaaataaaaataaaatgtactctctagtttgcctttttaatttgttctctttttttcttttttttctttttttctttttttttttttaagagttaaaagCACCCAATGTTACCTTGGACATCCggtcattttttttcaagaacacCAACGACAGATTTGAACCATTCCCACTGGAAGACAACGAGGCGAAAAAACGGAAGTGGGTTCCCTGAAGACAGATTAAGCTCCATCAACAGAAGCCATCCTCTTCGAATACCGTCCTCTCTGCCCATCTCGAAAGATGCCTCAGGGTATCTGACCAGTGCCTGGCTGACGCTTTTTATCCCCTCCGTCTACACTGGTGTGTTCGTCGTAAGCCTTCCTCTGAATGTCATGGCCATCCTCGTGTTCATCCTGAAGATGAAGATCAAGAAGCCTGCTGTGGTGTACATGTTACATCTGGCCACAGCAGACGTGCTGTTTGTGTCAGTACTCCCGTTCAAGATCAGCTACTACTTCTCCGGCACTGATTGGAAATTTGGGTCCGAGATGTGTCGCTTCGTCACTGCAGCATTTTACTGTAACATGTACGCCTCCATCATGCTCATGACAGTCATTAGCATTGACCGGTTTTTGGCTGTGGTGTACCCCATCCAATCCCTGTCCTGGCGCACTCTGGGAAGGGCCTCCTTCACTTGTTTGGCCATTTGGGCTATGGCCATCGCCGGGGTGGTGCCTCTCCTCCTCAAGGAGCAAACCACCCAGATGCCGGGGCTCAACATAACCACCTGCCATGACGTGCTCAATAAAACCCTGCTCGAAGACTATTATGCCTTTTACTTCTCAGCCTTTTCTGCTGTCTTCTTCTTTGTACCGCTAATCATTTCCACAATCTGTTACGTGTCTATCATTCGATGTCTTAGCTCCTCTGCCGTTGCCAACCGGAGCAAGAAGTCCCGGGCTTTGTTCTTGTCGCTTGCTGTTTTCTGCATCTTCATCATTTGCTTTGGACCCACAAATGTCCTCCTGATTGTGCATTACTCATTCCTTTCTCAAGATTCCATGGCAGAAGCCACCTACTTTGCCTAcctcctgtgtgtctgtgttagCAGCATAAGCTGTTGCATTGATCCCTTGATTTACTATTATGCTTCCTCTGAGTGCCAGAGGTACCTCTACAGTATCCTATGCTGCAAAGAAAGTTCTGATCCCAGCAGCTATAACAGCAGTGGTCAGTTGATGGCAAGTAAAGTGGATACTTGCTCTAGTAACCTCAGTAATAGCATATACAAAAAGCTCTTAACTTAGGAAAAGGGACTGCCAGTTAgttgaaaagaaaagattaaaaaagtgaGTAACCTGAGGATTCTATTATTCCTTGCCAAAAAGGTATTTGTGATCAAAAGCAACACATCTATAATTTGCATGCCTCTTTCTTATGAGAGCCATTAATCATATCTATTAGTTATAGGAAAAGATAACAAGAATAGAAAACAGTGTTATTCCAAGAGTATTGCCAGTGCTACAGTAATAActgaatgtcatttttttatatatttatgtgacttactatgtatgtgtgtatgtgcatacatacacacacacgtgtttgTATCATTTGGAGCACAGTATAGAATAGGCACTTTGAAACCCTGTCTTTTTCCCCCCTAGGAAATAAACCCTAGTTTTCTGATTTTATGTGCAAAGTTTAGGTTGGTGGATGAACATCTGAAGATGTTCATCAATAGGGAGGGATTCCGTGGTTTGGACTCATACGGCTTTTgcaaataaatgtgttttgaaattgTTCAACAGCAATGTTTAAGTTATTAAGGGATAAGACTTAGCACTATCTGTGTGTAGAAAAGGTtctactgtttttcattttaaacgtATCAAAGTTTGAATTCTGTAGATTATGAAAACAGATAGATGTCTCACGCCCTCTGTATGTAAAGCAAGAATGAGCATAGGTCCCACGAGTGACCTTAGGTTGGCTTTCAAAGCAGCCTGCCCCGGATGGAGGACTCCAAGCAATAGATACAAAGCAGGGCCATTTCAGACATGGACTGGTCACAAACCCTCCAGCTGAGCCTCCCAGAGATCAGAACCAGGGCCACCACCGTTACTTTCTCCTCCTGCGGTTCCCACAAGGGCTGGCTGTGAACTCTCTTGTTCATTAGAATTTGGCAAAGTAGGTTGTACTATCCCAGGAGATAATGAACGTAAAAGACTTTTCTCTGCCCGTTTTAAGAATAGAGAAGGAGGTCACATTCACTTCCAGCAATTATCTCACAAGGACCATTCTCAGATGGAAACACTCATGGAGCAAACATGAACACACGTTGTGTGCTCTGGGCACAATGATGGGTGCTGGGCATACAGAGTTGACTGCGACTGAGACCTGCCCTCAAAAAGAACgaagtagggcgcctgggtggctcagtcggttaagtgtctgacttcggctcaggtcatgatctcacggtccgtgagttcgagccccacgtccggctctgtgctgacagctcagagcctggagcctgcttcagattctgtgtctccctctctctctgaccctcccccgttcatgctctgtctctctctgtctcaaaaataaacattaaaaaaaaattaaaaaaaaaaaaaaaaagaacgaagtaGACCAGTACAGGGTGTGGTATGTGTATGATAAGTAAATATGTCCTTATCTAGAGAAGCTTTTTTAGCCCAGTGTAACCATGCAAGTTTCATACCAGCAAGGATCGTCAGTTGAAGAACTTTGAACATTTTGGGCTACTGTTTCCAATGGTTATAACTTCAGATGAAAACATAACACAATACaggaattacatttttaaaaaacaagtcttCCGTTCTACGCTGGTTGAACActatttatttacaaatgttttcaaaattaaaaaatttttaaagaatcatttatgCTAGTTTGATGAGAAATAATAGGAGAAATTAAAACTGACTTTGAAATCtaggaaaattattcttttctttccatttactttttttttaagagttaatgagatgattttaaaagcattttttaaccCCATGATTCGTATCAAGTACAGGAAATCCTCATGGATTTgacaaaataatttgaaaattacttcgaaatgtatattttttccttatggaGCAATGTTGgccttttaaacaaaaaaataaaacagtttcaaGGCaaatgtttaccttttcaaaagaGCAAACGCTTTCCAAATGCCATAGAATAATTTACATGAAAGAGCATAAGGTAAGGATAAGCTAACatcgattttatttttttagcatggGTTTTATTAACTTAGTTACTATATTTTATTCAACTCAGTGGAGATTGTTTATTCAGTCTGAAATATTAATATACCTCTGACTTTATATGACTATCATTACTATGTTATCATTGTGTACTTATgtcattgtttttatgttttctgtttttaaaaaaaatgtatataacatattaataaaCATCAAAGTTTGCTTGGTATTTGTTTGGAATAAATTTTGACTGTATCTACCAGGGTCCTGGCAGGAAGGCCAGTCTTAGGGCTTAGCTGAACAGTATTTAATGAAGAGGCGATGTGCATTGATGTGGACAGGGTCAAGGGAACCCACAGGGGATGATGAAGCACCCCAGGGGCTAGCAGTTCGAGGATGCCTTTACACCCCCAGGTCTAAAGGCGGTGGAGGAGGGAATACTCCTCCTTTCCCTCAACCCTCTGACGACTCAGTCGTGGTACCTCCTCGTCTTGCTTCTGGTCTTAACCTAAACTCAGAGGTcaagggaacctgggtggcccagtccataACGGTTTGCTTCTTGGAGCATGGAGAATGGATCTGAAAGAACAAAGGAATTGGATGATGaactttctgtatcttttttttttttttaattccttcttaaGAGAATGGAAGGTTGTACCATTGAGAATATGTTCAGATTCCTGGGTTATAGGCATCACGAACAGAATCTGCAGTTCTTTCCTAATGAAGACAGAAAGCAATGAAATGTCAGAGCCAGTAGGGTATATCGAAACCCCAAGAAGGATTGCCCTTGAGTGACAGTCCTTTGCCATGTAATgctccctggggcaggggggcaaggaggcaggagagagaattaaaagcaaaatactaCCTCTAGGAGGtgaaaatcagcaagaaaaatTCTAGTAACATATTTCTACATTCATTGTcaacaaaaattgttttcaacTGAATAAGAATTCTGTTAACacacaaaatttttaagttaatatacAGGCTTAAGTTTCTGAGGCCCACATGCTCCACAAATGTTTCAGAATTGGGTATGTTGAAGTAGGCCCAGCTCATGGCCACCAGAAATAGGATGCCTACCCTAAACAGAAAGTGACCTTTAAACtctattgttgttatttttcaaaatatgtttgaaGTCAAAACAACAcatttgaattctcttttttaaaaaattttttgagtttatttcgagagagacagagtgtgagtgagacagaggcagagagggagacggagaatcccaagcaggctctgcactgtcagtgcagagccccatgtggagctcgaactcacaaaaccgtgagaacatgacctgaaccaaaaccaagagtcggatgcttagctgactgagccacccaggcgcccctgaattttcttaacggaaaaatgtttgttttttccacctagtcaaaaataggatttttaaggAAATAGAATATTTGGCTGTTGAATATAAATGTGGAAAATTTGAGGTTATACTTATGAATGTAAGAAATCGTTTTAAATGTTGGCGTATCCTTTAGGAAGTCTTGAGCTCTGCGAGCAAGTGGAAAAAGTTAAGCAGTGTTTATGACCAAGCTTTAAGTGTGTGAGACCTGGACCCTCCACTAGAAGCTTATCTTCCCCCAGGTGTCATAAAAATTAAGCGGGAAAACAGTCATTAACAGTAATTTCCTGGCAGAAGTGACATCACTGGGTGGCTGTTTCTGGCAACATTACTAGACCAAATGTGTGTAGAGAGTAACTGACCACAGGATCGACCTGTGTTTTATGAGCGAGGTGTGGTTAAGTAAGCCACAGtgcacacagagagaagaaatgcTTCAAGATAGTGATTCTGAGTCCTTGAGACCTTTTTAGGGGATGTATGAAGTCAAACCTATCTGAAAACACTAACGATGTTACTTGCCTTTTCCTGCTCTGGTTTTCTCACTACCATACAGTTGAGTTTTCTGGAGGCTGCGTGACACATGATATTGCAACAGCCTGAAAGCAGAGACAGTTAAGAAAATCTGACTGTTTAAGAAAATCTGACTGTCCATCAAACCAGCCATTAAAGAagtttacagaaacagaaaacagtgcAACTCTCCTCAGAAAATCAATAATCGTTtggggaagaaaattaaaaaatatatatatgtcacaGATTTATTGTTATTTCCAAGtgaaagaaatcttttcaaatgttctcCATTTTAATGTCTAATATGGTAAATGTTGGTGGGTAGAATCAGTGGTTTGCTGTTGatctccagagaaagaaaaaaggcccagatttgtagcatttgcctgTTTCCATAGTGTAAATGCCCCTTCTCAGCTGCCAATTTCAAGCTTCCAGTGGTTTAACAGTTGGCTTCAAAAATTCCTGAGTATTGAATTCTGATACAAGCTGACTCCAACACACCACTGGATATAACCTACTTAAGTGAAAAATCTTTAGGGTCCTCAGTAATTCTTAAGTGTATCAAGGTATCCTCAACCGAAGAAGCTTGAGAACCCTGCTCTTATACAAGATTTGCCAACTTTATTGCCTTCAAGAAGACAGAAATCAGtcatattcaggggcgcctgcgtggctcagtccgttgagcatctgttggtttctgttcaggtcatgatctcacgattcgtgagttcaagcccctcatcgtgttctgcactgacagtgaggagcctgcttgggatctctgtctctccctctctctgcccctcccctgcacatgctatatacatatatatatataaagacagaTAAATCTTtctatcttcaaaaaaaaaattagccataaTTAGAAAGCACTTATAAGGGCAAACAGTTGGTTCACAGCTATAAGCCACCACATTGAGTTTCTGGCAGCCTCACAGCTGAGGGGGTCAGCACCTTACAGCAATGGCAACTGACTCAAGGCAGCAGGTCCAGTGTGGCTTAGAAGTTAGTAAGCTTTGTGTGAGGTCTGTTTTGCAGCCAGCTGCTATGAACCACCCCTGGCAGCATCACTAACGTgaacatcaggctccatacttcTTGTCATGGGGACTGTTGGTCTTCTGGAAACACAGAAAACCAGAGGTCAGATTCAGAAGCATCTTGGAATTTAGATAACACAGTATGTTTTTAACCAGCTGGCTATATGCTCACAACTTCAGGAAATGACTCATAAGCACTGTGGAGATTAGCTTTGAAAGCTGCATTTATAGCCTGAACACATCAGGTGGTGGCAGGGCCAGTCTGcctcttttgcctattttaataACCACAATATTGGGCCTTTTTAGCATGCTGCTGTGTGACCCATGCAGGGAAGTGAGAACATGAGCGAGGGTGGGATAGGCAATACTATGATGCATTTAAGAACAAGACCCTGGGATGccagcctggctcagtcagtaaagcatgagactcttgatttcagggcctgagttcaaaccccaggttGGGCTTAGAGCttacttagggggaaaaaagacctcAATTGATCAGCATGTTTTTGCTGTTTAGCTGCCTATCCCAAGATATATAATTGCTCTTGAAATTGGCCTACATGATgccaaaaaagaatttatttaatgtatCCCTGATTGCCAGGAGCTAACCAGGTTTTGGATTTAATCATAACATAGAATGCTTTGTCAAGAAGCATGGATTTTGAAGACCTCAAATCTTAGCGTTTTAGCACCTCTGCCTTGTTAGAAGGAAGTTTTGGAAACTTTAGGTCAGTTCTCGTCTCTGGCTGCACATAGAGTCATTGGAGAGCTGTTAAACAATTCCATTGTTCAGTCCCTACCCTTGACCAATatgaatcagaatctttggggATGGGGCCTGGGCGTCCATATTGTTTTCAAGCTCCTAGGATATTCAAACGTGTAAGCCAGAGTTCATGCCACTGCTTTAAGAGAGTGCTTCTTGGGGAGCCTGTCCAGCTTcgtcagtagagtgtgtgactctagtttttggagttgtgagttcaagtcccacactgcaCATAGAGCttatgctaaagaaaaaaagaagtgcttcttgggcacctgggtggctcagtcggttgagcatccaactcttgattttgactcacgTCATGATTCTGGGGTCGTGGAACGAAGCCCCCGgttgatgagcatggagcctgcttgggattctctttctccctctctctctgcccctgtccccagtttgcacatgtgctctctttcatgagttctctctctccaaaaaaagtgttctttaaaagtgcttctcaaatttaacATGCA encodes:
- the F2R gene encoding LOW QUALITY PROTEIN: proteinase-activated receptor 1 (The sequence of the model RefSeq protein was modified relative to this genomic sequence to represent the inferred CDS: inserted 2 bases in 1 codon); its protein translation is MGPRRLLLVAAGLSLCGPLLSARTRGGNSELKAPNVTLDIRSFFFKNTNDRFEPFPLEDNEXRKNGSGFPEDRLSSINRSHPLRIPSSLPISKDASGYLTSAWLTLFIPSVYTGVFVVSLPLNVMAILVFILKMKIKKPAVVYMLHLATADVLFVSVLPFKISYYFSGTDWKFGSEMCRFVTAAFYCNMYASIMLMTVISIDRFLAVVYPIQSLSWRTLGRASFTCLAIWAMAIAGVVPLLLKEQTTQMPGLNITTCHDVLNKTLLEDYYAFYFSAFSAVFFFVPLIISTICYVSIIRCLSSSAVANRSKKSRALFLSLAVFCIFIICFGPTNVLLIVHYSFLSQDSMAEATYFAYLLCVCVSSISCCIDPLIYYYASSECQRYLYSILCCKESSDPSSYNSSGQLMASKVDTCSSNLSNSIYKKLLT